ttaaataacaaaaacaaaacaCTTGAATATATGTACCTtcatgtgataatacactcaagtttaagaataatgaggaggtgtatgtaattaaaggtaattaaaggttaaaagtgtattttgaaaaagatcagaagtgctcaaaagtaaaaatgctttataacaattatcagtcattatgtattgataTATTACCAACATTAAAAAACGgtgggctactaaacaaataacttcataagcaattgttagaatacgttacctaataacggaaataataggagtagccatattgtcgacagtaaccataatactcttttctcctctacatttttaaatgcatGCAATCgtaaagagaataataaaatgataaaatttgaatGCGACATTTAtaaggaatatattttttatttattttagaaatataattaaatttttctaatatcttcaaaaagacaaattgttcttttatttattcattgcaTATTTCTGTTTATAGCCTTCTGAAGATCTCTTGAAAAAGCACTATGCTGATTTAGCGTCAAGGCCTTTCTTCCCAGGTTTGGTCAAATATATGAGTTCGGGAGCAGTTGTGCCAATGGTAAGtttcttatgtaataaaataattgcactCAGCATAAAagctaaataaaattatttttaaaaatctgggCAATTACGCTGAATCATTCTCCATTAATAGCGTCGTAACGTgcgattttattttgataaaaatcaatCAGAAAcgggaaatataaatataaatacatacgaATTATAAAATTCCCTCAAGAACTAAAAAAAGTTtaggttttttatttttcttttaattggggctttaaaatattaaaacctaCAGCTTTGTTCTTATATCTGTTACatgtttgaagaaaaattattatatttacacaatgAACAGTTTAAAGAtgaggaattttttattttttgaaaatttaattttttgaaataatttcgttagaagttaaatataattgatttttgtaagaaattaaataatataatacaaaaatgaaGTCACAATTGTAGTTGTGTTGttcttgattttcttattttattatttagaatcaatttcttaattttttttctacctgTTGTTGAATACCTGCATATATTGTTAATATGTCAACAAATTTGAAGTTACATCAATAATATTtgctgaaaaaattttaatgtttagacgtatttatgaaattttgctATTTCAGGTTTGGGAAGGCTTGAACGTCGTGAAAACTGGCCGCGTGATGTTGGGCGAGACAAATCCTAAAGATTCTGCGCCAGGTACAATTCGTGGTGATTTTTGCATACAAGTTGGACGTAATATTATCCACGGCTCTGATTCGGTCGAGTCTGCTAAAAAAGAGATTAGTTTGTGGTTTGGAGAAAAGGAAGTAATCGACTGGACGCACGCCTCTGAAAAATGGATCTACGAATAAGAACCTGTGATGGAAACTGATTCTTTCAGAGGATATTGTTTCTCCATAAGCATTTTTCCTGGAAAGCCTTCCTAAGCCTACTGCCAGCACGCAAATGGACCGAATCGTTTGAGCGACGAgagatcataaaaaaaataatgacatttttataaacagttgtaaaatttcataaaaaattttggaatataaaattgatgtgATGAGAAAAAAGGTGTTATTGAAATAACTCGCACTGAAATTATGAGGatgtagaaaatattgtaataaagtaCAGTATGAAATACGAATACAATTCTTATCAAAATTAGGAGCTAATAAGGAATAGGAACTTACTatcaaaaaattactatattcatTATTAACCCTTAAGGGGAGAAGGTCATGTAATCAGCCGAAAAAGAActgatttttatgaatttttttgcggcacaagacttaatgaactgtccataacttttcttacatattttttttaatttgtagatgtagaaaaaaatgtgttaaaccaAATTAGTTCAAATATAGCGGCGTAATGACGCTCGCTCTTCAAGTCCTGGTTTTTGAGATAGTCAANNNNNNNNNNNNNNNNNNNNNNNNNNNNNNNNNNNNNNNNNNNNNNNNNNNNNNNNNNNNNNNNNNNNNNNNNNNNNNNNNNNNNNNNNNNNNNNNNNNNccgctccgataaaattgcacttagtccgatcccgcgtaaaagcgattcgattcgtttacgcaaaataaggactacacgaatgcaagagtctgaatgagagtcataggtcgtcatcctcgacacctgacctacattctggctcacctgacgcattcgactcgtcgcactcgcccggagacatgtgtgcgagagattaggcttgttccgtccttcctacctcgctcgaattatttctctaagtctctacctgccaaccgacccgagagacttatttcgagaattctggacgtaacagttataataaaaatgtttctaaaatattgtgatataaaACGttgtaatagaaatatttctgaaatttatcatatgcagcaaagaaatatttaaaaattggcctaaaattgattattataaaatttttacttttgtaaaataatttcgaaaaagtacaatactttagaaataatatttaaatttataatattcaaagaattacaattaatatctttaaaagatttcaataatttttaattttatttcagaaaaatttttgatttttttgtgatttttaatatttggtaatacactgggcaacaaaattatcgcaacactcatttatatcaaaatttcgcacaacttcaaataatcgtaacttcgttaaaaattatcgtacttgaaaaattttttttttattttaaagcttaaagtctctactttaagatgcatttggccaattttgaatttcttctttcctccttccgcgatctttttaaaagtaaagacatgttttgtctccgaacatttgcaaagtttgacgcactccacggagtaggacgaatttttttcgcaaatgtcacaataatcatcgtaaaatttggacttttcgctgcaaattaaaaaaaaaaagaggttcgtacgattttttttttgaggagttaggatgtatcaaagttatgtatgcattttggtcagttaccgtcagcattagcattacccgatgtgcaccacggggaggttgctggtcggatttcgcacatcgtgtgtgtgtgtgtgtgtgtgttacagcagagatgaggaccccacggttcgtcacttccgcagtattttatgactccaaactctctctgctgtgtgtgtgtgtgtgtgtgtgcacgcgcgcgtgcgcgtgtgtgtgtgttgcataaaaaatgtgggtgctctcgcatttaatatgaggtattcccacctcgtcttcgaatgacttcttgtaaacggtcacgcatattaatgcatgacctaattgtggcttgaggaatttcgtgccatatttgctgtaatattgctcctaactcctgcagatttgttggttgtctctccacatctcgcaatcttcttcccatcatatcccagacatgttcaatgggattcaaatccgggctcattgctggatgtggtaacacctcgatgttgtcttctctagctgacgttattcgtcttcgaccttgtcctctccttcgacgaacaacatcaaaactctaaaccgtaaacctattcccattacactcaagaagcaaacgatagtcgtacaacatcaaaactctaaaccgtaaacctattcccattacactcaagaagcaaacgatagtcgtaacaatgcctcgtttgaacgaaattcaatgtgcgcaaatcattgctcttttggaagaaggattaaatcaaagttatgttgcaaggagaataggtgttcatcgatcctccatctctcgagtttgggctcgttatcaagaaacaggcggatttcgtcgaaggagaggacaaggtcgaagacgaataacgtcagctagagaagatcgccgcatcatcaatgagacaaatcgaaatccaaCAAGAATTGCACGAGTAATTGCAAATACAGTTCTTCCGCACAGACAAATTAGTGCTCAAACGATCAGGAGGCGTTTGCACGAAGGAAATTTGCGGTCACGAGCTCGTGCTCGAGTGCCAATGTTATCTGTGGCTCATAGACGTGCTCGTTTGCAATATGCACGCACTTATCAGAATTGGATTCTGAGACAGTGGAACAATGTATTGTTCACTGACGAATCACGGTTTTGTCTTTTCCGTTCCGATGGAAGAGTACGTGTTTGGCGTCGTAATGGACAGcgttttgaagaaaactgcGTCGAGCCTGTTCGAGCGTTTGGTTGTGGCTCTGTCATGGTATGGGGTGGAATATCGATGCATGAACGCACAAATCTTGTCATCATACCACCTCCTGGATTGACAGGAGTACGTTATGTAGAAGAAATTTTGCGTCCTCACATAATACCCATGCGTCGTCAAATGGGgcgcaattttattctcatgcatgacaacgctcgccCACACACTGCCAGGATTGCTCTTAACTTCCTCGAACAAAACAACATCGAGGTGTTACCACATCCAGCAATGAGCCCGGATTTGAATCCCATTGAACATGTCTGGGATATGATGggaagaagattgcgagatgtggagagacaaccaacaaatctgcaggagttaggagcaatattacagcaaatatggcacgaaattcctcaagccacaattaggtcatgcattaatatgcgtgaccgtttacaagaagtcattcgaagacgaggtgggaatacctcatattaaatgcgagagcacccacattttttatgcaacacacacacgcgcgcacgcgcgcgcgcgcgcgcacacacacacacacacacacagca
The Solenopsis invicta isolate M01_SB chromosome 16, UNIL_Sinv_3.0, whole genome shotgun sequence genome window above contains:
- the LOC105198539 gene encoding nucleoside diphosphate kinase, which codes for MAENKERTFIMVKPDGVQRGLVGKIIQRFEEKGFKLVAMKMLWPSEDLLKKHYADLASRPFFPGLVKYMSSGAVVPMVWEGLNVVKTGRVMLGETNPKDSAPGTIRGDFCIQVGRNIIHGSDSVESAKKEISLWFGEKEVIDWTHASEKWIYE